The following coding sequences lie in one Streptomyces xiamenensis genomic window:
- a CDS encoding alpha-mannosidase: MHDDRSIVEDRLRRVLDERVRPAVHRDPVPLTVERWDAPGEPVPVAEALAAPYAPCAGAGERWGPAWGTTWFRVTGSVPQGWAGRSVEAVLDLGFDRGMPGFQCEGLVHLPDGTVVKGLNPDNSWVRLADSAAGGEEVVLYVEAAANPTLNDPRPTRQGDVRTAGDEPLYRLAAMDLAVFEPQVFELVADLEVLGGLMTQLPVEDARRWELLRTIESALDVLDLDNVPGSAGAARTRLAPALAAPAHASAHRLSAVGHAHIDSAWLWPLRETVRKVARTTANVVALMDEHPEFVFAMSQAQQLAWLKEHRPELFARVKKKIAAGTFVPVGGMWVESDTNMVGGEAMARQFLYGKRFFLDEFGIETDGVWLPDSFGFTAAMPQLVKLSGSSWFLTQKISWSQTNAFPHHTFWWEGIDGTRVFTHFPPIDTYNSDLGGAELARAARNYREKGRGTRSLAPFGHGDGGGGPTRQMLARARRLADLEGSPRVRIEEPSAFFDAARAEYEDAPVWVGELYLELHRGTYTSQAKTKQGNRRAESLLREAELWAATAALRVPGYAYPYEDLERLWKTVLLHQFHDILPGSSIAWVHREARATYERVHGELAALTGAAQRALAADGADGGGDAVTVFNGAPHARGGIPSGGAAPRPPRATPPVTVAERDGGGFVLANGLLRVEIDHRGLLVSVRDGDGEGVGREAIAPGRAGNLLQLHPDLPNHWDAWDIDAFYRHNTTDLTGFDEFELAEADEDAATVRVVRGFGAGSAVRQRITLRSGARQVDLDTEIDWQESEKILKAAFPLDVKADHSAAETQFGHVFRPTHTNTSWEAAKFEICAHRWLHVGEPGWGAALLNDSTYGHDVTREVRADGGQTTTVRLSLLRAPRYPDPETDQGTHRLRYALAPGATLADAVREGHALNLPERSVPGNATVTPLVSVAPEAPIVVEAVKLAEDRSGDVVVRLYESGGGRASGRLLAGFPLASATATDLLERPLTDAPGYPVGRDGGVELTLRPFEILTLRLVPAAAAG, from the coding sequence ATGCATGACGACCGCAGCATTGTCGAAGACCGGCTGCGGCGCGTTCTCGATGAACGCGTCCGGCCCGCCGTCCACCGGGACCCGGTGCCGCTGACCGTGGAGCGCTGGGACGCTCCCGGCGAGCCCGTCCCCGTCGCCGAGGCGCTGGCCGCCCCGTACGCGCCGTGTGCCGGGGCCGGGGAGCGCTGGGGCCCGGCGTGGGGCACCACCTGGTTCAGGGTGACCGGCAGCGTTCCGCAGGGCTGGGCGGGGCGCAGCGTGGAGGCGGTGCTGGACCTGGGCTTCGACCGCGGCATGCCGGGCTTCCAGTGCGAGGGCCTGGTGCATCTGCCCGACGGCACCGTCGTGAAGGGCCTGAACCCCGACAACTCCTGGGTGCGGCTGGCGGACTCGGCGGCCGGCGGCGAGGAGGTGGTGCTGTACGTGGAGGCGGCGGCCAACCCGACCCTGAACGATCCGCGCCCCACCCGCCAGGGCGATGTCCGCACGGCGGGCGACGAGCCGCTGTACCGGCTGGCCGCGATGGACCTGGCCGTCTTCGAACCGCAGGTCTTCGAGCTGGTGGCGGATCTGGAGGTGCTGGGCGGGCTGATGACCCAGCTGCCGGTGGAGGACGCGCGGCGCTGGGAGCTGCTGCGCACCATCGAGTCGGCGCTGGATGTCCTGGACCTGGACAATGTGCCGGGCAGCGCGGGCGCCGCACGCACCCGCCTCGCGCCGGCGCTCGCCGCCCCCGCGCACGCCTCCGCACACCGGTTGAGCGCCGTGGGCCACGCGCACATCGACTCGGCGTGGCTGTGGCCGCTGCGCGAGACCGTGCGGAAGGTGGCGCGCACCACCGCCAACGTCGTCGCGCTGATGGACGAGCACCCGGAGTTCGTGTTCGCGATGTCCCAGGCGCAGCAGCTGGCCTGGCTCAAGGAGCACCGGCCCGAGCTGTTCGCGCGGGTGAAGAAGAAGATCGCGGCCGGCACCTTCGTCCCGGTGGGCGGGATGTGGGTGGAGTCGGACACCAACATGGTCGGCGGCGAGGCCATGGCCCGGCAGTTCCTGTACGGGAAGCGGTTCTTCCTGGACGAGTTCGGGATCGAGACCGACGGGGTGTGGCTGCCGGACTCGTTCGGCTTCACGGCGGCGATGCCGCAGCTGGTGAAGCTGTCCGGCTCCAGCTGGTTCCTGACCCAGAAGATCTCCTGGAGCCAGACCAACGCCTTCCCGCACCACACGTTCTGGTGGGAGGGCATCGACGGCACCCGGGTCTTCACCCACTTCCCGCCGATCGACACCTACAACTCCGACCTCGGGGGCGCCGAGCTGGCCCGCGCGGCGCGCAACTACCGCGAGAAGGGCCGCGGCACCCGTTCCCTGGCGCCCTTCGGGCACGGCGACGGCGGCGGCGGTCCCACCCGGCAGATGCTGGCCAGGGCCCGCCGGCTGGCCGACCTGGAGGGCTCGCCCCGGGTGCGGATCGAGGAGCCCAGCGCGTTCTTCGACGCGGCCCGGGCGGAGTACGAGGACGCCCCGGTGTGGGTGGGCGAGCTGTATCTGGAGCTGCACCGCGGCACGTACACCTCGCAGGCCAAGACCAAGCAGGGCAACCGGCGCGCCGAGTCGCTGCTGCGCGAGGCCGAGCTGTGGGCGGCCACCGCCGCATTGCGGGTACCCGGCTACGCGTACCCGTACGAGGATCTCGAACGGCTGTGGAAGACGGTGCTGCTGCACCAGTTCCACGACATCCTGCCCGGCTCGTCCATCGCCTGGGTGCACCGCGAGGCCCGCGCGACGTACGAGCGGGTGCACGGTGAGCTGGCAGCCCTCACCGGGGCCGCCCAGCGTGCGCTGGCCGCAGACGGCGCGGACGGCGGCGGCGACGCCGTGACGGTGTTCAACGGCGCCCCGCACGCCCGCGGCGGCATCCCCTCGGGCGGCGCCGCCCCGCGCCCGCCGCGCGCCACCCCGCCCGTCACCGTGGCCGAACGCGACGGGGGCGGTTTCGTCCTGGCCAACGGCTTGCTGCGGGTGGAGATCGACCACCGGGGCCTGCTGGTCTCGGTGCGTGACGGCGACGGGGAGGGCGTGGGCCGTGAGGCCATCGCCCCGGGCCGGGCCGGCAACCTCCTCCAGCTCCACCCGGACCTGCCCAACCACTGGGACGCCTGGGACATCGACGCCTTCTACCGCCACAACACCACCGATCTCACCGGCTTCGACGAGTTCGAGCTGGCCGAGGCGGACGAGGACGCCGCCACCGTGCGGGTGGTCCGCGGCTTCGGCGCCGGTTCGGCCGTGCGGCAGCGCATCACGCTGCGCTCCGGCGCCCGCCAGGTGGATCTCGACACCGAGATCGACTGGCAGGAGAGCGAGAAGATCCTCAAGGCCGCCTTCCCGCTGGATGTGAAGGCCGACCACTCGGCCGCCGAGACGCAGTTCGGGCACGTCTTCCGCCCCACCCACACCAACACCTCGTGGGAGGCGGCGAAGTTCGAGATCTGCGCCCATCGCTGGCTGCACGTCGGCGAGCCCGGCTGGGGCGCGGCGCTGCTGAACGACTCCACCTACGGCCACGACGTCACCCGCGAGGTACGGGCGGACGGCGGGCAGACCACGACCGTACGGCTGTCGCTGCTGCGCGCCCCGCGCTACCCCGACCCGGAGACCGACCAGGGCACCCACCGGCTGCGGTACGCGCTGGCGCCCGGTGCGACGCTCGCCGACGCGGTACGCGAGGGGCACGCCCTGAACCTGCCCGAGCGGTCCGTCCCCGGGAACGCCACCGTCACCCCGCTGGTGAGCGTGGCACCGGAGGCGCCCATCGTGGTCGAGGCCGTCAAACTGGCCGAGGACCGCAGCGGTGACGTGGTGGTGCGGCTGTACGAGTCGGGCGGCGGCCGGGCGAGCGGCCGGCTGCTGGCGGGCTTCCCGCTCGCCTCGGCGACCGCCACCGATCTGCTGGAGCGCCCCCTGACCGACGCCCCGGGCTACCCGGTGGGCCGGGACGGCGGGGTGGAGCTGACCCTGCGGCCCTTCGAGATCCTCACCCTGCGGCTGGTGCCGGCCGCCGCTGCGGGCTGA
- a CDS encoding TAXI family TRAP transporter solute-binding subunit, with the protein MVSLRLPPPLRRRPVPVLLGVAVVLALLGVVLWAPATRGQERLSGSLTLSTGAPSGVYARYGTLLQSQLAREAPDLDITLRGSAGSVENIERLVSGEADFAIATADSLASYQAAGGEGADTLLACARLYDDYIQLVVRADSPVESAADLAGLRVGVGQDQSGVQLVTRELLAAAGLDMDRDITAVRQGINTTPTMLEAGRIDAFFWSGGLPTSAVERLAGHSDVRLVPLGDLVPALRGEDGSYRDHYRAAVLPPDAYPDIAGSQVIDTVAVANLLVTTDRVDAALAEQMTRSVINGRDRIGSQVHAAQRVDLRTAIYTQPLPLHPGAREYYRSAKS; encoded by the coding sequence ATGGTCTCCCTGCGCCTCCCGCCCCCGCTGCGCCGCCGTCCGGTGCCGGTCCTGCTCGGTGTCGCCGTCGTGCTCGCGCTGCTGGGGGTGGTGCTGTGGGCACCGGCCACCCGGGGCCAGGAGAGGCTGAGCGGCTCGCTGACGCTGAGCACCGGGGCGCCGAGCGGGGTGTACGCGCGGTACGGGACGCTGCTGCAGAGCCAGCTGGCCCGGGAGGCCCCGGACCTGGACATCACGCTGCGCGGCAGCGCCGGGTCGGTGGAGAACATCGAGCGGCTGGTGTCGGGGGAGGCGGACTTCGCCATCGCGACGGCGGATTCGCTCGCCTCGTACCAGGCGGCGGGCGGCGAGGGCGCGGACACGCTGCTGGCGTGCGCCCGGCTGTACGACGACTACATCCAGCTGGTGGTGCGGGCCGACTCGCCGGTGGAGAGCGCCGCCGACCTGGCGGGGCTGCGGGTCGGGGTGGGGCAGGACCAGTCCGGGGTGCAGCTGGTGACGCGCGAGCTGCTGGCGGCGGCCGGGCTCGACATGGACCGGGACATCACGGCGGTGCGGCAGGGCATCAACACCACACCCACCATGCTGGAGGCGGGCCGGATCGACGCGTTCTTCTGGTCGGGCGGGCTGCCCACCTCGGCGGTGGAGCGGCTGGCGGGGCACTCGGACGTGCGCCTGGTGCCGCTGGGTGATCTGGTGCCGGCGCTGCGCGGCGAGGACGGCTCGTACCGCGACCACTACCGGGCCGCGGTGCTGCCGCCCGACGCCTATCCGGACATCGCCGGCAGCCAGGTGATCGACACGGTCGCGGTGGCGAATCTGCTGGTGACCACGGACCGGGTGGACGCCGCGCTGGCGGAGCAGATGACCCGGTCGGTGATCAACGGCCGGGACCGGATCGGTTCGCAGGTGCACGCGGCGCAACGCGTCGATCTGCGCACGGCGATCTACACGCAGCCGCTCCCGCTCCATCCGGGGGCGCGGGAGTACTACCGCTCGGCCAAGTCCTGA
- the miaB gene encoding tRNA (N6-isopentenyl adenosine(37)-C2)-methylthiotransferase MiaB produces the protein MPEVARTYEVRTFGCQMNVHDSERMSGLLEQAGYVRAGKDAETADVVVFNTCAVRENADNRLYGNLGQLAPKKAARPGMQIAVGGCLAQKDRDTITRRAPWVDVVFGTHNVGKLPVLLERARVEREAQVEIAESLEAFPSTLPTRRESPYAAWVSVSVGCNNTCTFCIVPALRGKEKDRRPGDVLAEVEALVGEGVLEITLLGQNVNAYGSDMGDREAFSKLLRACGRIEGLERVRFTSPHPRDFTDDVIEAMAQTPNVMPQLHMPLQSGSSRLLKAMRRSYRQERYLGIIEKVRAAMPDAAISTDIIVGFPGETDEDFEETLHVVRQARFAQAFTFQYSKRPGTPAAEMDGQVPKAVVQERYERLVALQEEISWEENKRQVGRTVEVLVAEGEGRKDDATRRLSGRAPDNRLVHFARPGQPVRPGDMVTVEISYAAPHHLLAEAPPSAVRRTRAGDAWELRNAAPSAAAKPQGVMLGLPTIGAPAPTQAAEPGGGCSVC, from the coding sequence ATGCCGGAAGTCGCGCGCACATACGAAGTCAGAACGTTCGGCTGTCAGATGAACGTTCATGACTCCGAGCGCATGTCAGGGCTGCTGGAGCAGGCAGGCTACGTCCGCGCCGGGAAGGACGCCGAGACCGCCGACGTGGTGGTCTTCAACACCTGCGCCGTCCGGGAGAACGCCGACAACCGGCTGTACGGCAACCTCGGCCAGCTGGCCCCCAAGAAGGCCGCCCGCCCCGGGATGCAGATCGCCGTCGGCGGCTGCCTGGCCCAGAAGGACCGGGACACCATCACGCGCCGCGCGCCGTGGGTCGATGTGGTCTTCGGCACGCACAACGTCGGCAAGCTCCCGGTGCTGCTGGAGCGCGCCCGCGTGGAGCGCGAGGCGCAGGTGGAGATCGCCGAGTCGCTGGAGGCGTTCCCCTCCACCCTGCCCACCCGGCGGGAGAGCCCGTACGCGGCGTGGGTGTCGGTGTCGGTCGGCTGCAACAACACCTGCACCTTCTGCATCGTCCCGGCGCTGCGTGGCAAGGAGAAGGACCGGCGGCCGGGCGATGTGCTGGCGGAGGTGGAGGCCCTGGTCGGCGAGGGCGTCCTGGAGATCACCCTGCTCGGGCAGAACGTCAACGCCTACGGCTCCGACATGGGCGACCGCGAGGCGTTCTCCAAGCTGTTGCGCGCCTGCGGCCGGATCGAGGGCCTGGAGCGGGTGCGGTTCACCTCACCGCATCCGCGCGACTTCACGGACGACGTCATCGAGGCGATGGCCCAGACCCCGAACGTGATGCCGCAGCTGCACATGCCGCTGCAGTCCGGCTCCTCGCGGCTGCTGAAGGCGATGCGCCGCTCGTACCGGCAGGAACGCTATCTGGGCATCATCGAGAAGGTGCGCGCCGCGATGCCGGACGCCGCCATCTCCACCGACATCATCGTCGGCTTCCCCGGGGAGACGGACGAGGACTTCGAGGAGACCCTGCACGTGGTGCGCCAGGCGCGGTTCGCGCAGGCGTTCACCTTCCAGTACTCCAAGCGCCCGGGCACCCCGGCAGCCGAGATGGACGGGCAGGTGCCCAAGGCCGTCGTCCAGGAGCGGTACGAGCGGCTGGTCGCGCTCCAGGAGGAGATCTCCTGGGAGGAGAACAAGCGGCAGGTCGGCCGCACGGTGGAGGTGCTCGTCGCGGAGGGCGAGGGCCGCAAGGACGACGCGACCCGCCGCCTGTCGGGGCGCGCCCCCGACAACCGGCTGGTGCACTTCGCGCGGCCCGGGCAGCCGGTGCGGCCCGGCGACATGGTCACCGTGGAGATCAGCTACGCCGCCCCGCACCACCTGCTCGCCGAGGCCCCGCCGAGCGCGGTGCGGCGCACCCGGGCGGGCGACGCCTGGGAGCTGCGCAACGCCGCCCCGTCGGCCGCGGCGAAGCCGCAGGGCGTGATGCTGGGCCTCCCGACGATCGGGGCTCCGGCCCCCACCCAGGCGGCGGAGCCCGGCGGCGGGTGCAGCGTCTGCTGA
- a CDS encoding class III extradiol dioxygenase subunit B-like domain-containing protein, with amino-acid sequence MLVAAAVCPCPPLLVPEVAGGAAGELDGARAACADALGVLAAARPSRLVVVGPALSEARGAYPEGSPGSFHGFGVDLGVRLGRAAVPAPEDGRELPPSLAVAAWLLAEQGWNAAPVEGLGIGETLERRSCADTGAELATRTERLALLIMGDGSACRTPKAPGAFDERAAAFDADAAAALGRADIAALDGLDAELARELRVAGRSGWQLLAGAGRGAGLGGALLYDEAPYGVGYFVATWS; translated from the coding sequence ATGCTTGTCGCCGCCGCCGTGTGCCCCTGCCCGCCGTTGCTCGTTCCCGAGGTGGCGGGGGGTGCCGCCGGGGAGCTGGATGGCGCACGGGCCGCCTGCGCCGACGCGCTGGGGGTGCTGGCCGCGGCCCGGCCCTCGCGGCTCGTGGTGGTGGGGCCCGCGCTCAGCGAGGCGCGCGGGGCGTACCCGGAGGGCTCGCCCGGCTCCTTTCACGGCTTCGGTGTGGATCTCGGCGTCCGGCTCGGCCGGGCCGCCGTCCCCGCACCCGAGGACGGCCGCGAACTGCCGCCCTCCCTCGCCGTGGCGGCCTGGCTGCTGGCCGAGCAGGGCTGGAACGCCGCGCCCGTCGAAGGGCTCGGCATCGGCGAGACGCTGGAGCGGCGTTCCTGCGCCGACACCGGCGCGGAGCTGGCCACCCGCACCGAACGGCTCGCGCTGCTCATCATGGGCGACGGCAGCGCGTGCCGTACCCCCAAGGCTCCTGGCGCCTTCGACGAGCGGGCCGCCGCGTTCGACGCGGACGCCGCCGCCGCGCTGGGCCGTGCCGACATCGCGGCCCTGGACGGGCTCGACGCCGAGCTGGCCCGCGAACTGCGGGTCGCCGGCCGCTCGGGCTGGCAGCTGCTCGCGGGCGCGGGCCGGGGCGCGGGCCTCGGCGGTGCCCTGCTGTACGACGAGGCCCCGTACGGCGTGGGCTACTTCGTCGCCACCTGGTCGTGA
- a CDS encoding antitoxin has translation MDKLNVDKLKQTLSQNRDKVEMGLDKAADAVDSLTKGKYSDKIDSGADKAKDALGKLGDGEDGKDQGKGAKSGS, from the coding sequence ATGGACAAGCTCAATGTCGACAAGCTGAAGCAGACGCTCAGCCAGAACCGCGACAAGGTCGAGATGGGTCTGGACAAGGCCGCCGACGCCGTGGACTCCCTGACCAAGGGCAAGTACAGCGACAAGATCGACAGCGGCGCGGACAAGGCGAAGGACGCCCTCGGCAAGCTCGGGGACGGCGAGGACGGCAAGGACCAGGGCAAGGGCGCCAAGAGCGGCTCCTGA
- the miaA gene encoding tRNA (adenosine(37)-N6)-dimethylallyltransferase MiaA, with amino-acid sequence MNTAAPTPQVIAVVGPTAAGKSDLGTALARRLGGEVINADSMQLYKGMDIGTAKLSEAERGGVPHRLLDIWDVTVTASVAEYQRLARAEIDRLLAAGRTPVLVGGSGLYVRGALDKLEFPGTDPAVRARLEAELAERGTGVLHTRLAAADPAAAAAILPGNGRRIVRALEVIEITGRPFTANLPGPDEETGHYRALQIGITTDRPALDERITTRVDRMWAAGLVDEVRALEQAGLREGRTASRALGYQQLLAALAGECTEEEARAETVRATRRFARRQETWFRRDARVRWLSAAPDASGAPLEERAWELLERTVTS; translated from the coding sequence ATGAACACCGCAGCCCCAACCCCCCAGGTCATCGCCGTGGTCGGCCCGACCGCCGCCGGCAAGTCCGACCTGGGCACCGCCCTCGCCCGGCGGCTGGGCGGCGAGGTGATCAACGCCGACTCGATGCAGCTGTACAAGGGCATGGACATCGGCACCGCCAAGCTGTCCGAGGCCGAACGCGGGGGAGTGCCCCACCGGCTGCTCGACATCTGGGACGTCACCGTCACCGCCAGCGTCGCCGAGTACCAGCGGCTCGCCCGCGCCGAGATCGACCGCCTGCTGGCGGCCGGCCGCACCCCCGTCCTGGTGGGCGGCTCGGGCCTGTACGTCAGGGGCGCGCTGGACAAGCTGGAGTTCCCGGGGACCGACCCGGCGGTACGGGCACGGCTCGAGGCGGAGCTGGCCGAGCGGGGCACCGGCGTCCTGCACACCCGCCTCGCCGCCGCCGATCCGGCCGCCGCCGCCGCGATCCTGCCCGGCAACGGCCGGCGGATCGTGCGCGCGCTGGAGGTCATCGAGATCACCGGCCGCCCGTTCACCGCGAACCTCCCCGGGCCGGACGAGGAGACGGGCCACTACCGGGCCCTCCAGATCGGCATCACCACCGACCGCCCCGCCCTGGACGAGCGGATCACCACCCGGGTGGACCGCATGTGGGCGGCGGGCCTGGTCGACGAGGTGCGCGCCCTGGAACAGGCCGGCCTGCGCGAGGGGCGTACGGCCTCGCGCGCGCTCGGTTACCAGCAACTGCTGGCGGCGCTCGCGGGCGAGTGCACCGAGGAGGAGGCGCGCGCCGAGACGGTACGCGCCACCCGCCGCTTCGCCCGGCGCCAGGAGACCTGGTTCCGCCGCGACGCCCGGGTGCGCTGGTTGAGCGCCGCCCCGGACGCCTCCGGCGCGCCCCTGGAGGAGCGGGCCTGGGAGCTGCTCGAACGGACGGTCACATCCTGA